GCTAAATAAAAAGCTGGGGGTGCTGAAGCACCCCCAAGCACCCCCCTAGTTGCGCCTATGGAGACCAGTAATGAATCATGAACGGATCGGCACTTATTAGATGTATAGATCCAGCATATGGAGTCatatgttttaattcaatCAACGATAGTATGGGGTCATTAATTTCAAttcctaatttattatctCGTATCTCTTGTTTGACTTTTCTTAAGACAGGACCATTATAAATGTTCGGAGGACAAATATCCCCAAATTcgcatttttttctcatttcaTTTCTTCTCCAGACATTTGATGTAGATTTTTGTAGTTCATCTCCAACTTCAATcctttttttaccatttaaatgtctttttactttataatcatGGGGAATTCCTCTTGTATCTTTCgttgttattatgattttaagagGTTGACCTTCCAAAGGTTTTTTCTCAGCTACtccttttaaatatgatttacaaGCCTCATCTTTGCAAATAgcattaaaagttaaaaaatatctagcaGAAAAACTATCATAAATCTTACATCTCTTAAACGAATAGCAACAAGGGACACCataagtactaaaaaaataatcataaattatatttgaccaTACTCCTTGTTCTAACAcactatattttctttttttattgccACTGCCATATTCCATTGTCACAGGTTTCATTTTTCTGTAAACATCGTACGGAATGTccaaattaaattgttgatcATTATCAGAACATTTAGAATCACATATTGAATCATCATCCTCAGTTGACGAATTTCCTTCTTCATTCAATATCggagttatgatttttttttccaaaaggCCAATTCcaagagttttttttaaatttgtgagTAAACCATATCTGTCTTGGCTGACAATGaggtatatacttttttttttaattttgaaacccAAATCTCTTTCAATGTCTAACCAAACGGAACTGCTGAAGTCTAGCttaccatttttaaatagcCTATTTTTGTAAGCAATTAATATCGACAACAGCTCATCTTTATCAATTTTTGGCTTTCTACCAGTTCGTggctgtaaattaaaaaaaaaaaaaagtagaaattttgagtactatttttaacattaatttcatAACTTCTATTAAATACAcccattcattatttttaaatgttttaattcaaaccagaaataaaatacaatactaggtacaatcaattatattgtacttataattattgtttgattatatattttacaataatgtgagATTTTTTTCACGAATTGTTTTTATGTCGATAGTCACGTTCTTCTAGTTACATACAAAGGTGGGTTATAGAGATTCAACTACACCTCACCCACTTACCATCCTTTGAGTCAATCCATAGGAAGGATTTGAGGACCTCGATGTCAACAAAAAAGTAtcagaaaaacaaattgtattttaaaaaaaagcgggGAAGTCGTGGATGTCGCTCTGCTGTAAGGTAGGTTTAAGGTTACTGTAATGGATgggattaaatttgaatgcaatgataggtatcattgtatatgaaaaacgattctgaacggagatgatttgtttGACTCGtttaaatcgttattgttacacgatttaaaaaaaatttaaaactcaaatgctcaaaacatttttcctataataacGCTTCAAATTTTCTCTATAGTTATTTGaagcaaaacttatggaatacttactgttgaattttttaaccttagatataaatacaaacaattttatgaattttgaactacaaaataatttgcaaatattcatggttttgacgaatttttgtcaatatttgaactttaaatgctaattaaaaaaaattgtgcctatgtattcttataattttttaatcactataagaataacttatgagcaactttgtattaaattttcaagtattttgattgggccaaaaaaattttatcgacaattcaaaataaatttttcagaaaaattgaaaatttcagttgtctataaatatctcaaaaatagtcaaaatattttgaaaattaaatcatgtaaagaaaataccaattttaataactggtgaaattttcaagtatctacgactttttaaatactttttaaataataacaaatatttaaaatcgtttgagcaCAAGTCGTCATCGTTACGTGAtttcgtaaacattttaaattcataacattttttctaaaatgatgcatcgagttttctctatagctacatgaaggaaaacttattgttaaattttttattcttagatataaacacaaaaaattttatgattttgtaacttcaaaattacttgcaaattttggCGATTTTGgcatatttagtaaaaattttaactattaacgcttataaaaaaaatttatgactaacgattttcgattttttttaattaccctAAGAAccactcataaggaaccttgtattaaattttcaagtttttttggccatccaaattttttttatcgacatttcaaaaaaaagttctcagaaaaatcgaaaatttcagtggtctataaatagctaaaaaaaaatcgaaatatttcgaaaagttaactgtatatagataacactgacataaacatttggtgaaaatttcaagtatttacagtgattagtatttgaattaaaatgatataaaaaatcgatttggtcgaaaactggttttgcgtaaaaattcccgtttttccgtcatttttttttttgtttttctcgatttttttgaaaactgtcgGAAAATGTTCACTTTTGAcctgtataatgcaccaaggatattcacttttacatcggaaacccccaccgaagtttgaaattgaagcattatttcgactagttatgctgtacacagacacaaaaaaaaaaaaaaaaaaacacacatcattgtaaaatcatacatttttttttccaaatggagtttttattaaaaaaataaatttttaaaatgttgatttttatcaacatgagttaaaaaataaatttttagaattttgatttttagcaaaatagatttcttatttttttaacgtgtTTCTTTTTATCAACTTgagttaaaaaatagatttttaaaatgttgatttttagcaaaatagatttttttattttttaactagtttttttatcaaatggaactataactttttatcCAAAAAAAGCTTGAAAGTTTAATGGAAGGCTCCTAACagtagttgaaaaatattaataatgcagtcacattttttttataaacattttacgtttaaatttccaaaatatgaaatacgtaaaaatacggcacctaatgtacagcagagcgataCCCACTcacccgcttttttttttataagtaaaatttgtcaaaaatatatattataatatataatagactgACGCCGTTTTCGCTAagatttgtttttcttatacaatgatattatatcattgaattcaaatgtaACACAATCCTTTAGGTTTAGTGACTCACTTGTAACCTACTGTACAGAACGACACCCACTTgcttaactttttttacttatacagttatattaatttaaatttaaaaaatttcatcttGAATTCCAAATCGTGAATTTTATGGaagaattgtttataattgaaaaaaaaaaattgtacgcTGATTTGTGACAatttaacgatattatattattaaaataagaaaatatacggTAAGtccagtatattttatgttttctaaGCGAAAACACGGTAAATCCAAAAACTCGGTATATCACATGAAAAACGATGGAGTTACCGTGTTTTGTCTTATGTTCatacattagaaaaaaaagggTATGTACGTGACACAAAGTttagttacattttataaattaaaaacaatgattattttcaatattattttgtgatttacCAAACTGATATtgttaagaatatattatggtcTCTAAAAgggttataaaatttaatgaaagttTTGTTCCAATTGGACCTAGAAGTTCAATTAAACCCCTAGCTGTAATATGACACGAAGGAATAAGTGGTAGAAAACAAGAAGACCTAACAAGTTGTTACtatgctttttattttattttataaagacatgaaaaaaataactatttggtTAGACAACTGCTCTGCCCAAAATAAGAATTGATGcttctttacatttttaatttttataatgaattctcaaaaacttaaaactatgGTGAtcgatattttctattttcaaaaagGCCATAGCTTTATGTCTGCGGATTCATTCCACCATCAGGTTGAACTTTCCATGAAACATATGGGTAAAATATATGACTTTTGTGAttatgaaaaatcaataaagaATTCAAATAAAGGCCATGTTGAAGTTAAGGTATTAGATAGCGAAGATTTTTATGATTGGAAGTCACAATGCTCTTTGAATAAACTTAACAAGCAAATTAATCGCCCAATGTTGAATAGTATAGTTCATATGAGGGCCGAAAGAGgactgaaatatttattatacaaatattcatatGATGAGTATACTCCGTACCAAATGCTCGAATTCTTATAAAACTATCATACATGAAAAAAGATATTGAAAAACCTCAGCAAAAGAAAGAATCAAGGGGAATtcaactagaaaaaaaacaaagtattataaaaacactaGGCCCGCTAATGCCTAAGAGTAGAcaccaatttattttggtttgaTATTCCTACATCAGATACAGTTAATGATTTATACTAAGAACTTGAAAATTAGAAACTGCTAaagtaatttgatttataatattgtgataggAACCAATATTGTtaccataaatttaaattttgtttcgttttatttttaacagttaagtttatactaaaattaattattttgttatttaagatttcatttattttaattgtttttggtgATGACCAGCTAAaaggtattgttttattttgttttttaaatatttaataaactaaaataaaagtctaattgttttgtaatacattttttataataaacaatttttaaattacttgtttaataaaattggagttacacattttttttacatataaaccATGTTGTATGATCATTGACTTAAATATGGTATGTCCAAAAAAGTCTAAGCAATAACCCAGTAAGTCCATTATTAtggagttattaattttttgcttAGTACTCcgatattgattttatgataAGTCCATTTTCtccttaaaaaattcaattaagttaaaataaaaagtattcaacCAAATCTAGATGTAAAATTAGATATATCTGCATAAGGTTTGaccaattttttgaataaacacTCTTTCTAGGCTTGATTTACTGTTTAAAAAGTCATTTGGTGTTTCTCAATAATCATGTTAACTGGAGTTATCCTGTTTTCACTTAGCACGGCAGGATTACAGGGACGGATTGGGATAAAAATTCGACCCGGGAAATCTGTACCTATGCCGGCcctttatgaaaaaaatatactcaaatttagttacacaaatatatttataactaattaatacattaattcttTAGTTAATGTTTTAGAGGTACTGactacttaattaattatatcatccGTGTCTATAGTATAAAGTACTTCTTTTTCGACGGACATTAACATAAACGCCTCTAGTTTTGATTCCGATAATTTGCTCCCTaatctgtttttaataaattttaatgtcgAAAATGTTCGCTCACATGCTACCTACCTACGAAAAACTCAAATGGTacgaatcaatatttatagtgtatttaaataatttataaaatatatatacctgagTTGATGGCAGTGTTAGAAGATAATTGTACGCCAAGgctaaattactataaacactgctatacatattatacttaactaaAACATGAAGACAGCACACAGTACAATTAATGCAAAACCTACAActtgttttcattatattttggtaGTCATATTCTTCAACTTCATCACTAGATTCGTCATTTTCAAgtgttgtttgtatttttgttttctaagtAAAATTCTGGTAATGTTTTCTTAAGGTTGTCAGTAGTATACATTTGCCGATCCTAggaccgccaccgccaccgccaccgccaccgccaccgccaccgccaccgccaccccCGCGACCTACCACTCGCCCAAGGTACCGCCACCCGTACCACCACTACTCCCCAACCAAAGATCGTGCAGTCGTCACAACACTACAACACCTCTGATCCATAATTATACGTATGTACTATATACACTACGAGCACACtaaacacacatatattacctttataatttatatatatgcaaCATGGTGGTCAAAGATTCTGCATGGAATTGTTTATTAAGCATTACCGTTaccacttatatatatatatatacataattttttttttttttttttgttatccaGCATTTCCCATACTTAAAATCCCTTCCATttcaatatgaattaaaataatgatacattaCCTTATTAAATCAGTATGCACATacgtttttacaaaaaaaggtACACGAGTTATTTACAATGTATTCCTTAACAgcgatgtttttttattgttttattaatactctGGGATTCGAACGACGTAATTCAGAAAATGAATTTGatataccatttttatttatgccgtaagtttattgtaatttaaataatcattattattatttaccatatttgttgtttagttttaatatacaacCATTACCACAAGTTAGACCTCCACCAACGGATTTGAATGAAGTTTTCAGGATGATAGATGAAATaatgtaagtttaatattataatgaataatattgttattttctaacattaaaaatattagttatattagtgACGAAAACGACGAAGAAATGTCTGAAATATATTCACCTGAAGTATCATCTGatgaagatttttaataatgtaaatagatattatgtaaatagatCAATAAACAAtgtcaatagtttttttttttaattattatgaatttttattttacaagtatatattaggtacaatattcaatacaaaCTTCTAACAGCATTTTGTCATCTTCTACAAAGTCTTCGccccaaatatattttctattgctTCAAGACATACATCGTTGGTTTCTTCACCGCCCCAAAAGTCGACTTGATTTGgtttatctataatagtaaatatttttatacaaaatgaataaaacaataataaaatgaacataCCAATTGTTCGGTGTTGATGAACACAATCTTCAGATATATGGTTAACATCGTTCCTAGTCTATAACAGCATAATATAACGTCGGTAAGGTAAGTgctacaatattaaacaatattatgacataCTAACTTCATCtactgaaatattttcttctgGGCTGAATAAATTACTGTAATAAACCCGTCTTGGTGTATTTGATAgctacaaaatttattttttttttaattatatatatatatataatatgatatatacgtAATTAAACTGACCATTATATCCAACTCGCCATTtgctataaaatcaataaatcctGTTGAAATGTCCTGTGTATTGATGGTAGATTCTTTGCTGTTGTTGTAcgacatttgaaaaaaagaaatgataaaacgatttttaaaaaagataaaataattgttttaagcaAGAGCGTTCAGAAATGCACTAACAGTGCACTATAGCTTAGGTATCATGTTTAAGAGAAAGAAATTACATCGTCATACGAGGGGGGTATAAAATTGCTAAGACAGCATTTAAGCAAAAATCTTGGAAACgttgaattttgaaatgtgtacaaaaattattattatttggcttgatcattgttaaatgcgGTAGTAACGATTTGACAGTCATTGTCTCAGGTTAGCTATCTCTTTATctgtatattttgttcatattcaaaatgtttaagtgcGAACAGTGTGAATATACTTTTTCGCGGAAAGACATTTTAACCAGGCATTTAAAGCGGCATAATAAAATTGAGCaatttaagtgtattatttgTGGCAATTTATTTTGCAGAAAGGACGCTCTCAGAAGACTTGAGAAAAGTATTCATGGTGAGTAAATTTCATAGTCATACAATAGAATATTAGGATTCTATAgatgaaaattattgtttttatcattatacaaaGATAAGATTAGTACGTACATGATATATTCAATACCGCGGATCCGATGAACATGTAGCTGTCagttttgtttacattatttgaCCGGTGTACCGTGACAGTCGTCATCAACGGatgataatcttttttttttttttacttaatatacgGTATCCGATTACTTGTTTGATAATCAATGCAATCTGTGCGTTTTAAGGGGTTTAGTATATACAACTATACGTACATGCttgtagtataaaaacaatataacgcATTTAATTCgagtttgaaataataaaatattgttccaTTTTAGGTTTGTTAAACAGTAATGCACATCCAGTTACACGTACAGCGGCAATTGCAAGTAAGAATTATATacatctatgtattatattttatatattatgatatcactTTTATAGATATCGATGGTGTAGCAGTATTGGATACGGTTGCAAAAAGTGGATTGCGTgaaagtatgtatttatatagtaaatatatcgtgtttaattaaaaattttattataggtgaTAACAACGCGtttgatgataatttaatgtatgaaGACAGTAGTGATGGCTATTGTATTGATGTGTTGGATAAGGTCGAACATAATGAAATGTGTAaaagtatgttatattaaatatgtatatcttGAATcaccaatttatttattttttttttttttttttttttttaggcaataacaatattacatttgaaGACGACAATGattgttattgtattgatGTATTAGATAAAGCGGAATATAATGGATTAtgcaaaagtattatatatttatataatatcataaatatatattgattttatttattttttttttagctgatAATGATGAAATGATTGAAATAGCCCCAAATATTTTAGTCGAGAATAAACAAGCTGAATGTTCAAAACAaagtacatatacatatataatatgaatagatcttttttttttttttataaaacttataaattatttaggtaaacGTGTACATAACGAAAATTCAAATGGAGTCGCTAAAAAGAAACGTATGGAAACGATTACATCATCGACATTTGTTGAAACAAAGTCAGCGTTTGACGGATTGtgcaaagaatattttaaaaaaaaccctgattgtattaaaaaagttagagATTTTTTAGACAATTCAAAGCCAGAGATATATGCTATACTaatcaattcaattaaaaactctcctgtaaagtataatattaaattagaggccacatatattatacctaatacagaTACGAAAGAAAATAGAGCATTTAAAACAAGATCAAGATCATTATTTCAATCAGACGATGTCAACAATGTTTTAGAATCAGATTTTATTGAGATCTTACAAGAACAAGAAGATATGGAACTTAAGGGCAGTGGCTTTTCATTAGAGAGTATAGacggtattatattaaacgtaaatgtatataaaccaTTAGGAGGTTCGTCTTATATACCACTTCCGGCATTTATAGAGAGGAAAAAGGCAACAATTAACGTTTTAAACTTTGACGAAAAATGCTTTAAATATAGCATTTTAGCCAAACTAGTAAATCCTGTTCATGCTGAAAGAATAGGATCTAATTATGTTGAAGTAGAGAacaggtataattttaaaaatgtaaatttcccGGCTTCATTAAACGAtgttgtaaaatttgaaaaaacaaataaagtttcagttaatatatatagtttaaaaaacggAGAgctcaaatataaaaataacgtaaaaaaaaaaaattcaaaaagaataaattataccacAACAAAACCTGAACAAACTATAGTTTATCCAGTAAAAGTATGCGAGGAAGAACTTGATGATCatcatgatttattattatttggcgATGGGACGGGAAAACAGCATTATTGTCGTATAACAAATTTAGCAAAGTTAATCGGAGCGCAACTAACAAAAAACGGACACGCTATGTCATTATGTAAACGGTGTTTTAAGACCTACTTTGGTGTTAACCGTTGCGGGGTTACCGCAGAACAACGCCTTAATAAccacaaattaaattgtaataaaaataagccaCTAATACCATTATTACCACGTCCTAATACGTACATGAAGTTTGAAAATTGGGAACGTACACGCAAACATCCATTTTCAATTTATGCAGACTTTGAatcaatattagaaaaaaatagtaataatgattcaaataatacaaacattattcACCATCATGATGTCATGAGTTATTGCTATTATGTCAAGCCGAGTGATGATATACCAAAAGAATTGTTAGACAAATATGATATAGAGATGGGACCAGTTGTGTTCAGAGGAGATTCGAGTTTTAACAGAGGTGATGTTGCAAAGAAATTTATGGAAGAAATTGTTAAAGTTGcccttaaaatagaaaaaatatttaacgtcAATGTGCCGATTGTAATGactgatgaaaataaaaaaaatcatcaaaatgtCGTCGCTCAAGGATCATGTCCATTATGTAAATCGAAATTTatcaaaactcaaaataatgcTGTTAAAGATCATGATCATTTGACTGGAAAGTACAGAGGGACTGTATGcagtaaatgtaatttattaatggaaAAGCCTAGTTTCGTTCCGGTTATGATTCACATTTTATTGTCACGCAGCTaggttttaatacaaaatcgaTTACCGTTATACCAAATCCCGAAGAGAAATTAATATcctttacaaaatacatatcaaatacttttcaaattCGTTTTGTTGACACTTTTCGTTTTATGTCAACTAGTTTGGAGAAACTGGTAAATAATTTAGCTAAAGgagatacattaaaatttagagaTACCAGAagagtgtttaataataatgatattgaacTGGTAACCAGGAAAGGTGTATATTGTTATGAGTATACGGATAGTTGGGAGAAATTAAGTGAAACGGCACTACCATCAAAAGAACACTTTTACAGTACATTACACGAATCGCATATTGACGATGCAGATTATGAACATGCAATACGGGTATGGGaacactttaatttaaaaaccctTGGTGAATACAGTGACTTGTATATCAAAGTTGATGTGATGCTTCTCTGCGATGTTTTCGAAAACTTTCGAGACTTATGTTTGGTTACGTATGGTTTGGAtcctaattactattatactgcACCTGGGATGTCGTTTGACTGTTGTTTGAAGATAACTGAAGTACAGTTAGAACTTTTGTCGGATTAtgatcaattattaatgactGAAGCCGCAATTCGAGGGGGTCTCACACAAGCAAGTATGCGATATGCTCAGGCGAACAACAACAAGGTTCCCGATTATGACTCCACAAAGCCAGATTCGTGGATTGCATACCTGGACGCAACAAATCTGTttgtactgtttttttttttttttttttacataaaacattgttacaacattgtttttttttttttttttttagctacggTTGGGCTATGAGTAAATATATGCCAAAGGACGGATTTTCATGGTATGAGGGCAATCTagatgttgaaaatattttaaaattgttggaaAGTTCAAACGAAAAATCAAACATTGGATTCTCGTTAGAAgttgacatattatatccTCAATCGTTGCATGACGAGCATAACGAGTTACCGTATCTTCCAGAGAGGATGGTTCCCCCtggatcaaaaataaaaaaactcattgccaatttacaacataaaaaaaaatatgttgttcaTTATATGGCATTGAAACAAGCTCTCAAAGCGGGATTAATACTGGAAAaggtaataattgtttacagttatttattattaaaaattgtttgaattaatttttttttgtttaggtgcatcgagttttaaaatttaatcaatcacCATggcttcaaaaatatattgagttGAATACTAAAATGAGAATGAACGcattaaatgattttgagagagatttttttaaattaatgaacaatGCAGTATttggtatgtttttttttttttttttttttttttttatcatacctttttcttaaatttgtcTTAACTTTACAGGGAAGACTATGGAAAATGTAagaaatagattaaaaatgaaactcGTTTCGGATGAAAAACGTGTTCTAAGTTAATTAACCGAAATACGTTTAAGgacattacaatttataacgaAAACCTAGCGGTAATACATTTGGATATAGATGAATTGAAATTTGATAAACCAATATACGTAGGGATGGCGATTTTGGATATATCAAagacattaatttatgattttcattataactCTATGGTTAAAAgttatagttcaaatattCAACTGATGTATACGGATacaggtacatattatatacatatattgcataaatgtttattaactaataaataaattttttttttttttttttttttttcagattcattgatatatataaaagacaTCTGATTTCTACGCTGATTTGTTGAATAACCCTGATCTTTTAAATCGTATGGATACTTCAAACTTACCGATCAATCATCCATGCTATTGTATCGACAGGAAGAAATTACCTGGGACTTTCACTGACGAAGCGAATGGAAAAGCTATCACAGAGTTTGTTGCACTACGATCTAAATCATATGCATATAATCTATCGGgtgtagaaaaaattaaagcgAAAGGTGTCAGAGGTCATGTCGTTAAAAATCATATGAGTTTAGCAGATCataaacaatgtttatttttcaacggCACAACGGTTGATAGTGATACTGGTAGAGGCATAGCTATAAAACAATTCGAGTTGTTTAAATCTACAGGTCACACGCCTTCAACAAAACAGTATACACCGTTTCGAGTAAACATATCACTAAGATCTTTTAAACATCAGATGAAATCAATTTCAACAGTTAAATTAGCTTTAAACCGATCGGACGATAAGAGGATAGTCCTAGAAAACCAAATTAATACCTTGGCTCATGGACATTACAGTTTAGAGTGAGTTgagataaatagatattatcattctttatataataataatctaattataTCTATGTTGCAGTCAAGAAGAGGagcatttatttaactaacacACAATCATGAAGTCttcattataattgattttttgtgCGTCATTAAaacagtatataatgtatatcaattataaaaaaaaaaaaaaactgtatataatgtaaaaatataatttaaactatatgtaaactgtatatatatataatgtaaaatataatatatacataatggaaaaaaa
The Aphis gossypii isolate Hap1 unplaced genomic scaffold, ASM2018417v2 Contig00478, whole genome shotgun sequence DNA segment above includes these coding regions:
- the LOC126554376 gene encoding uncharacterized protein LOC126554376, producing the protein METITSSTFVETKSAFDGLCKEYFKKNPDCIKKVRDFLDNSKPEIYAILINSIKNSPVKYNIKLEATYIIPNTDTKENRAFKTRSRSLFQSDDVNNVLESDFIEILQEQEDMELKGSGFSLESIDGIILNVNVYKPLGGSSYIPLPAFIERKKATINVLNFDEKCFKYSILAKLVNPVHAERIGSNYVEVENRYNFKNVNFPASLNDVVKFEKTNKVSVNIYSLKNGELKYKNNVKKKNSKRINYTTTKPEQTIVYPVKVCEEELDDHHDLLLFGDGTGKQHYCRITNLAKLIGAQLTKNGHAMSLCKRCFKTYFGVNRCGVTAEQRLNNHKLNCNKNKPLIPLLPRPNTYMKFENWERTRKHPFSIYADFESILEKNSNNDSNNTNIIHHHDVMSYCYYVKPSDDIPKELLDKYDIEMGPVVFRGDSSFNRGDVAKKFMEEIVKVALKIEKIFNVNVPIVMTDENKKNHQNVVAQGSCPLCKSKFIKTQNNAVKDHDHLTGKYRGTVCSKCNLLMEKPSFVPVMIHILLSRS
- the LOC126554372 gene encoding uncharacterized protein LOC126554372, which produces MDTSNLPINHPCYCIDRKKLPGTFTDEANGKAITEFVALRSKSYAYNLSGVEKIKAKGVRGHVVKNHMSLADHKQCLFFNGTTVDSDTGRGIAIKQFELFKSTGHTPSTKQYTPFRVNISLRSFKHQMKSISTVKLALNRSDDKRIVLENQINTLAHGHYSLE